A region of the Chlamydiifrater phoenicopteri genome:
AATGAAAACCATTGTAGATAAGCAATGTATCGTAACGTTTCCTAATAGATTTATGCAAAAACTGCTAGAATTAAGGGATAAAGCTTCTTACAAAGAATATATTTTCAGCACCTCTTCAGGGAGAAAAGTTCAGAAGGACTATATTTGGAGGCAACTTATTTCTATTTCAGAAAGTTGCAACCTTTCTTATAGAGTTACTCCACATGTTTTGAGAGCAACGTCTATCTGTATGTATAGAGAGTACGGGTTTTCCTTAGGCGACTTAGTAGAAATAACAGGCCACTCTTCCATAGAGATGGTTCGTTATTACGATAAAAATTCTTTCAAAAACAACCCAAGCTGCAAGGTAACCTTAATATGATCTCCAGCAAACAAGAAAAATCGGATGTCAAAGAAATAAAAGATCATCTAGATGTTGAATATTTTTTGCTAGGCCAAGCCGTAGCTTTTTACGATCAAGCTAGAATCGTTGCCAAAGAACTGGAAGAAGAACATTTTCAGAGGATTGGGCACAGGATAATATTCAGCGCAATTAAATCTCTAGTTTTAACTGGTAAGCCATGCAATGCCCATTTTATTTGGGAGGAGATAAGAAATTTTAGACAAGAAGATAAGGTAGACTCTTCTTACATACTCAGCATGTACTGTGATACAGCAGATGTTGTAGAGTTGTATTGTTATATAGACTTTTTACAGGAAAGGTTGGCTAATAGAAGGCTTGGAGACACTCTACTCAGGGCTTCGAAAGATTTTCATCAACACTTTAATAGAAAGCCATCAAAAATCCTCATAGAAGAATTACAAGAGTCTTTAAAGAAAATTCAAAGAAGGTTTTTTAGTTTTGTTG
Encoded here:
- a CDS encoding tyrosine-type recombinase/integrase → MKTIVDKQCIVTFPNRFMQKLLELRDKASYKEYIFSTSSGRKVQKDYIWRQLISISESCNLSYRVTPHVLRATSICMYREYGFSLGDLVEITGHSSIEMVRYYDKNSFKNNPSCKVTLI